The Aeromonas jandaei genomic interval CGATATCCTTGAGCACTGCGGTCGCCACATGCACCGAGATGCTGCGCAGCTCGCGAATGCGCGGATAGACAGCCCCTTTCGCCAGATCGACCTCACTCACGCACTCGGCCAGCGCAAAGGCGGCGGTGGTGAAGATATCGGGCGTGATCTCGCGGATCTGGCTGACAATCGCCGCCAGCCCCACTCCGGGGAAGATAAAGACGTTGTTGCCCTGCCCGACCCGGAAATCCTGTCCGTCATAATTCACATCCTTGAACGGACTGCCGGTGGCGACGATGGCCTTGCCTTTGCTCCAGTTGTAGATATCTTCCGGCAAGGCTTCGCAGTTGGCGGTAGGGTTGGAGAGCGGGAACACCATAGGGCGCTCGCAATGCTTTTGCATCAGCAGGACATGCTCTTCCTTGAAGGCGCCGCCTGAACCACTGGTTCCCAACAAAACGGTGATCGGCACATGACGCAGCACATCGGTCAGACTGGCCTTGCCGGGCACTTCGGTGTCCCAGCCAGCCAGCAGCAGGCCCGGCTTGGCGTAGCGGCGCTTGTACTCGTCGAGCCCCTCGCGGTTGTCGCACACCAGTCCCTGAGTATCCAGGATGTAGATGCGATCCCGCGCGGCCTGCGGATCCATTCCCTCGCGGATCATCCCCGCGCAGATTTGATCCGCCACGCCGACCCCGCCAGCCCCCGCGCCATAGACCAGATAGTTCTGTTGGCCCAGCGTCTCCCCCTTGACCTTGACCGCGCCTATGATTCCGGCCAGCACCACGGCCCCCGTACCCTGAATATCGTCGTTGAACGATGGCAGCGACTGCTGATAGCGGGCCAGGTTGTTGAAGGCGTTGGATTTGCTGAAGTCTTCCCACTGCAGCACCGCATTGGGGAAGTGACGCTTGACCCCCTGCACAAACTTGTCGATGAACTCCTCATACTCCTTGCCGCGGATCCGCTTGTGCGGGCGACCCAGATACATGGGATCATCCAGCAGTTTCTGGTTGTCGGTGCCGACATCCAGCGCAATCGGCATGCAGCAGGCCGGATGGATGCCCGCCCCCAGGGTATAGAGCGCCAGCTTGCCGATGGGAATACCCATGCCGCCCACCCCCTGGTCGCCGATCCCCAGAATCCCCTGGCTGTCGGTCACGACTATGATGCGGATCGATTTGGCATCGAAGTGACGGGCCTGGCTGCCCATGTCATCCACGTTGTCCGGGGTGATGTAGAGGCCGCGCGGCTTCTGGAAGCGGTGGCTGAACTCCTGACACGCCTTGCCGACGGTCGGGGTATAGATATAGGGGGTCATCTCCTCCACATGGCGAGACAACAGGGCATAGAAGAGGGTCTCGTTGCGATCCTGCAGCGCACGCAGGTTCTGGTACTTCTCTATGTCACTGCCAGCACTCTTGAACCCTTCATAAACCCGATCCAGCTGGGCTTCAAAGGTTTGCACCTGAGGAGGCAGCAAGCCATCGAGATCGAAATCGGCCCGCTCCTGTTCGGTAAAGGCAGTGCCCTTGTTGAGATAACGATTGTTGAGCAGATCAGTGCCTGTCAGTGCAACGGGGCGAAAATCCTGTCCCTGTGCATCTTTCCACAGCAGATATTGTCCGGTAGCCATAGTCATTCTCTTTGATTTACGTGAAGTTGCCGTTCGGCAGGAGAGCAAGAGTGATAATGAAATCAATCATATGACGTTTAGTCGTTCGGTTTTGTGAGCTTGGCCATACCCTGCGGCCAAAAAGATGCCCAAACGTGGCTCAAACACATCCATTTTCCGCACCAATGGCGACGGCATCAGACCACGCTGCGGTTGATGAAGAACTATGCTGAACATCAGACCCATTGCACGGAAACGCCAACCGGTATGCCAGGCACCAACACCATACACAACATTCTTGTCGTCGATGATATGGCCTCCAACCGCTATATCCTGCGCAGCCTGCTCGAAGAGGAGGGCTATCAGGTGCGGGAAGCGGAGGATGGCCAGCAGGCGGTTGCTGCGGTCGCGCAAGCCACTCCCGACCTTATCCTGATGGACATCAACATGCCGGTGATGGATGGCTACGAGGCGTGCCGCCGTATCAAGCAGCAGCAGGGACACTGGGGCTTGCCCGTCATCTTCATCAGCGCCAACAGCGAGATCAGTGCCCTTGAGCAGGCCTTTCAGGCGGGCGGCTGCGACTATGTCTCCAAGCCGTTCCACCAGCTCGAGGTACTGGCCCGGGTACAAAACCAGCTGCGCCTGCGCGAGCTTGGTCGCCAACAGGCCAAGGTGCAGCTCTATCAGAGCCTGTTTCAGCTCACCGCCGGCATCGCCCACGAGATCAACACCCCGGTCGGAGTTGGCATCACCGCCTCCAGCCTGATTCAGGGCGCCGGCGATCTGCTGGCCAATGCGGTAAAAAACGGGGTACTGGGCCAGCGCCTGCTCAACCAGCAGCTGAACGATATCAAGGAGGGCACCGAGCTGGTGGAGTCCAGCTTGCGCCGGGTCGCCCTGCTCATCACCCGCTTCAAAGAGCTGACCCGCGACCAGAATGAACAGGAGGCGCGCCCCTTCGCAGTGAAGAAGTGTGCCGAGCATATGCTGCAGGCATTCGCCACCGAGCTGCAGATTGCCAGAGTCACCCCCCGCCTTGAGGGGAACGAAGTCACCCTGACCGCCCCCGAGACGCTCTTTGTCGACCTGCTGCAGGAGCTGGTCAAAAACAGCATGGACCACGCCTTTCACGGCAACGGGGAGCACAGCTTCACCATCCACGTCGCCCAGGATGAGGAGTCGTTGCTGCTCACCTATCAGGACTCGGGCCCCGGCATGCCGCCAGAGAAACTGCCCCGCCTGTTTGAACCCTTCTTCACCACCCTGCGCGGC includes:
- a CDS encoding NAD-dependent malic enzyme — translated: MATGQYLLWKDAQGQDFRPVALTGTDLLNNRYLNKGTAFTEQERADFDLDGLLPPQVQTFEAQLDRVYEGFKSAGSDIEKYQNLRALQDRNETLFYALLSRHVEEMTPYIYTPTVGKACQEFSHRFQKPRGLYITPDNVDDMGSQARHFDAKSIRIIVVTDSQGILGIGDQGVGGMGIPIGKLALYTLGAGIHPACCMPIALDVGTDNQKLLDDPMYLGRPHKRIRGKEYEEFIDKFVQGVKRHFPNAVLQWEDFSKSNAFNNLARYQQSLPSFNDDIQGTGAVVLAGIIGAVKVKGETLGQQNYLVYGAGAGGVGVADQICAGMIREGMDPQAARDRIYILDTQGLVCDNREGLDEYKRRYAKPGLLLAGWDTEVPGKASLTDVLRHVPITVLLGTSGSGGAFKEEHVLLMQKHCERPMVFPLSNPTANCEALPEDIYNWSKGKAIVATGSPFKDVNYDGQDFRVGQGNNVFIFPGVGLAAIVSQIREITPDIFTTAAFALAECVSEVDLAKGAVYPRIRELRSISVHVATAVLKDIVRKDPSHPLIGQDLQQHILNHMWEPAYLPYRRV
- a CDS encoding hybrid sensor histidine kinase/response regulator, which gives rise to MPGTNTIHNILVVDDMASNRYILRSLLEEEGYQVREAEDGQQAVAAVAQATPDLILMDINMPVMDGYEACRRIKQQQGHWGLPVIFISANSEISALEQAFQAGGCDYVSKPFHQLEVLARVQNQLRLRELGRQQAKVQLYQSLFQLTAGIAHEINTPVGVGITASSLIQGAGDLLANAVKNGVLGQRLLNQQLNDIKEGTELVESSLRRVALLITRFKELTRDQNEQEARPFAVKKCAEHMLQAFATELQIARVTPRLEGNEVTLTAPETLFVDLLQELVKNSMDHAFHGNGEHSFTIHVAQDEESLLLTYQDSGPGMPPEKLPRLFEPFFTTLRGNTSHCGLSACRIHNLVENNLRGSVNVTSPPGEGLRYEIHLPLKPVT